In the Apteryx mantelli isolate bAptMan1 chromosome 1, bAptMan1.hap1, whole genome shotgun sequence genome, one interval contains:
- the LOC106483655 gene encoding V-set domain-containing T-cell activation inhibitor 1-like isoform X1: MRWENAFWMVACLLFASLPRGQLDTTCHAFVGETVILPCTITSPGELDVSDSKLYWQIESILVHFFHNGEDSLRYQDENYRGRTSLFLDEVKHGNFSLQLSNIRLEDAAVYTCIYKQARALSNKTQKSKIKLDVSDNSQASPRSPGDAQGLDILALSFHLLVTLVVWHL; encoded by the exons ATGAGATG GGAGAATGCTTTCTGGATGGTTGCCTGTTTACTGTTTGCATCTCTACCCAGAG GTCAGTTGGACACAACGTGCCATGCATTTGTTGGAGAAACTGTCATTTTGCCTTGTACCATCACCTCTCCTGGAGAGCTGGATGTTTCCGATTCAAAGCTCTACTGGCAGATAGAGTCTATTTTAGTGCATTTTTTTCACAATGGGGAAGATTCACTGAGGTACCAGGATGAAAATTATCGTGGCAGAACCAGTCTTTTTTTGGATGAGGTGAAGCATGGCAACTTTTCCCTACAGCTTTCCAACATCCGATTAGAGGATGCAGCTGTATATACTTGCATCTATAAACAGGCTAGGGCTCTCTCcaacaaaacacagaaatctAAAATTAAACTCGATGTATCAG ataACAGTCAGGCTTCCCCAAGAAGTCCTGGTGATGCACAGGGACTAGATATACTTGCTCTCTCTTTTCATCTCCTGGTAACGCTGGTGGTTTGGCATTTGTGA
- the LOC106483655 gene encoding V-set domain-containing T-cell activation inhibitor 1-like isoform X3, translating to MRWENAFWMVACLLFASLPRGQLDTTCHAFVGETVILPCTITSPGELDVSDSKLYWQIESILVHFFHNGEDSLRYQDENYRGRTSLFLDEVKHGNFSLQLSNIRLEDAAVYTCIYKQARALSNKTQKSKIKLDVSGHLNLSKKKGKL from the exons ATGAGATG GGAGAATGCTTTCTGGATGGTTGCCTGTTTACTGTTTGCATCTCTACCCAGAG GTCAGTTGGACACAACGTGCCATGCATTTGTTGGAGAAACTGTCATTTTGCCTTGTACCATCACCTCTCCTGGAGAGCTGGATGTTTCCGATTCAAAGCTCTACTGGCAGATAGAGTCTATTTTAGTGCATTTTTTTCACAATGGGGAAGATTCACTGAGGTACCAGGATGAAAATTATCGTGGCAGAACCAGTCTTTTTTTGGATGAGGTGAAGCATGGCAACTTTTCCCTACAGCTTTCCAACATCCGATTAGAGGATGCAGCTGTATATACTTGCATCTATAAACAGGCTAGGGCTCTCTCcaacaaaacacagaaatctAAAATTAAACTCGATGTATCAG gaCACCTTAATCtaagcaagaaaaaaggaaaactttaa
- the LOC106483655 gene encoding V-set domain-containing T-cell activation inhibitor 1-like isoform X2, translating to MRWENAFWMVACLLFASLPRGQLDTTCHAFVGETVILPCTITSPGELDVSDSKLYWQIESILVHFFHNGEDSLRYQDENYRGRTSLFLDEVKHGNFSLQLSNIRLEDAAVYTCIYKQARALSNKTQKSKIKLDVSGTISYHEKIFLLKKKKIGRRGSV from the exons ATGAGATG GGAGAATGCTTTCTGGATGGTTGCCTGTTTACTGTTTGCATCTCTACCCAGAG GTCAGTTGGACACAACGTGCCATGCATTTGTTGGAGAAACTGTCATTTTGCCTTGTACCATCACCTCTCCTGGAGAGCTGGATGTTTCCGATTCAAAGCTCTACTGGCAGATAGAGTCTATTTTAGTGCATTTTTTTCACAATGGGGAAGATTCACTGAGGTACCAGGATGAAAATTATCGTGGCAGAACCAGTCTTTTTTTGGATGAGGTGAAGCATGGCAACTTTTCCCTACAGCTTTCCAACATCCGATTAGAGGATGCAGCTGTATATACTTGCATCTATAAACAGGCTAGGGCTCTCTCcaacaaaacacagaaatctAAAATTAAACTCGATGTATCAG GAACTATTTCTTATCATGAAAAgatatttcttttgaaaaaaaaaaagattgggagAAGGGGAAGTGTTTGA